The following are from one region of the Oscarella lobularis chromosome 3, ooOscLobu1.1, whole genome shotgun sequence genome:
- the LOC136184997 gene encoding LOW QUALITY PROTEIN: DNA-directed RNA polymerase III subunit RPC2-like (The sequence of the model RefSeq protein was modified relative to this genomic sequence to represent the inferred CDS: inserted 1 base in 1 codon), whose amino-acid sequence MSSPDHFSKARKAGPLFGRNTFLVTDRAEEGQKEPVDSLTKPIKEIHEKWKLVPAFLRIKGLVKQHIDSFNYFVNVEIRKILTANSKITSEADPNFYLKYLNIYVGTPDVEEAFNVTKPVSPNECRLRDMTYSAPITVDIDYTRGSQRIIRKALPIGRLPIMLRSCKCVLDRKGPAEMAKLNECPLDPGGYFVVKGVEKVILIQEQMSKNRMIVEEDRKGNVMCQVTSSTHERKSRTNVTCKHGKFFLGHNSFSDEIPVVIIFKAMGAQSDQEIVQMVGTEDSIASMFAPSLEDCANQNVYTQEQGLNYIGSRLRQRRLTQQKSTADEVKGILADLVLAHIPIKHWNFYSKLIYLALMVRRVILVKLGLVKVDDRDYYGNKRLELAGQLLSILFEDLLKRYNSELKAIADKMIPMPRTAQFDIVKHMRQDQITNGLFNAISTGNWTLKRFKMERLGVTQVLSRLSYISALGMMTRVNSQFEKTRKVSGPRSLQPSQWGMLCPSDTPEGEACGLVKNLTLMTHITTDSEEEPLTRVACNLGVETIDYLSGEELHSPDVYMVFLNGLLLGVIRDHDHFVSMLRNLRRGGYVNEFVSVSQNHSQRSVHIACDGGRVCRPYIIVSNGEPKVRDQHIEELVQGVRKFEDFLHDGLVEYLDVNEESDSEIALYECDVASYTTHLEIEPFTILGVCAGLIPFPHHNQSPRNTYQCAMGKQAMGSIAYNQLNRIDTLLYLLVYPQVPLVKTEVIDLIDFDKLPAGHNASIAVMSFSGYDIEDALVLNKASVDRGFGRCCVFRKMASSLRRYPNQTFDKISGPSVDSVNKKPIWRHSVLDKDGIGSPGERISSKQVLVNKSVPLSTSGAPHQHQPGTDTESHKESPLVYKGPVDAYIDKVLITSNTEESFLIKCLIRQTRRPEIGDKFSSRHGQKGVCGSIINQEDMPFTDMGICPDIVMNPHGFPSRMTVGKLLELLAGKAGVLKGNFQKGTAFGNVSVEDICSDLVSCGYNYEGKDFVTSGITGEPLESYVFCGPVYYQKLKHMVLDKMHARSKGPRAVLTRQPTEGRSRDGGLRLGEMERDCLIGYGASMLLLERLMVSSDQFEVNXCDECGLIGYLNWCQTCQSSRRVSSLQVPYACKLLFQELLSMNVAVRLSLTS is encoded by the exons ATGAGCAGCCCGGACCACTTTTCGAAGGCTAGAAAAGCCGGACCTCTTTTCGGGCGGAACACTTTTCTGGTGACAGACCGAGCAGAG GAAGGCCAGAAGGAGCCGGTTGACTCCCTAACCAAGCCAATCAAAGAAATACAC GAAAAATGGAAATTGGTGCCCGCGTTTCTAAGA ATAAAGGGTCTAGTCAAGCAGCACATCGACTCCTTTAACTACTTTGTCAACGTGGAG ATTAGAAAAATTCTGACTGCCAATAGCAAGATAACTAGCGAAGCAGATCccaatttttatttgaa ATATCTGAATATTTACGTGGGAACGCCAGATGTGGAGGAAGCGTTCAACGTGACCAAGCCCGTTTCGCCAAAcgag TGTCGCTTGAGAGATATGACATACTCAGCTCCGATCACTGTGGACATTGATTACACTCGAGGAAGTCAG AGAATTATACGAAAAGCTCTACCTATTGGAAG ACTTCCTATCATGCTGAGAAGCTGCAAGTGTGTTTTAGATAGAAAGGGTCCAGCTGAAATGGCAAAATTGAATGAATGCCCACTTGATCCTG GCGGCTACTTTGTAGTGAAAGGCGTGGAAAAGGTGATACTCATTCAAGAGCAGATGTCAAAGAATCGTATGATAGTCGAGGAGGATCGAAAGGGCAATGTCATGTGTCAAGTCACGAG TTCGACGCACGAGAGGAAGAGCAGAACGAACGTCACGTGCAAGCACGGAAAATTCTTTCTCGGCCACAActctttttctgac GAAATTCCTGTTGTAATTATATTCAAGGCGATGGGAGCTCAATCAGATCAAGAAATAGTGCAGATGGTTGGAACCGAGGACTCCATTGCGTCTATGTTTGCGCCGTCTTTGGAAGACTGTGCCAATCAGAACGTCTACACTCAAGAGCAG GGTTTGAATTATATTGGGAGTCGGCTTCGGCAACGACGGCTCACACAACAAAAGAGCACCGCTGATGAAGTGAAAGGAATTTTGGCTGATCTTGTCCTGGCTCATATACCT ataaAACACTGGAATTTTTATTCGAAACTCATCTATCTTGCTCTCATGGTGCGTCGAGTAATTCTCGTCAAATTGGGACTTGTCAAGGTGGACGACCGAGACTATTATGGCAATAAACGATTGGAATTGGCTGGTCAA CTTCTGTCTATTTTATTTGAAGACCTGTTGAAGAGATACAATTCTGAG TTAAAAGCTATAGCTGACAAGATGATTCCAATGCCGCGAACAGCTCAA TTTGATATTGTGAAACACATGAGACAGGATCAGATAACCAATGGCCTGTTCAATGCCATATCTACG GGAAACTGGACACTGAAACGCTTCAAGATGGAAAGGCTTGGCGTGACACAA GTCCTTTCAAGACTGTCCTACATTTCAGCGCTTGGGATGATGACTCGTGTCAACAGTCAG TTTGAGAAAACTCGTAAAGTGAGCGGTCCCAGGTCACTCCAGCCTTCGCAATGGGGCATGCTTTGCCCATCTGACACACCTGAAGGAGAA GCCTGCGGTCTTGTGAAGAACTTGACACTCATGACTCACATTACAACGGATAGCGAAGAAGAGCCACTCACAAGAGTGGCGTGCAATCTTGGCGTTGAG ACAATCGATTACTTGTCTGGAGAGGAACTTCATTCTCCGGACGTCTATATGGTTTTTCTGAACG GCTTACTGCTTGGAGTCATTCGTGATCATGATCACTTTGTTTCAATGCTACGAAATTTGAGAAGAG GGGGTTATGTGAATGAATTCGTGTCTGTCAGTCAAAATCATTCGCAGAG ATCGGTACACATTGCTTGCGATGGAGGGAGAGTGTGCAG GCCATACATTATTGTGTCAAACGGAGAACCGAAAGTCCGTGATCAACATATCGAAGAGCTCGTTCAAGGCGTGAG GAAATTCGAAGATTTTCTCCACGACGGTCTGGTAGAGTATTTGGACGTGAACGAAGAAAGTGACAGCGAGATTGCTTTGTACGAATGCGACGTGGCTAG CTATACAACGCATCTTGAAATCGAACCATTTACCATTCTTGGCGTCTGTGCTGGTCTCATACCGTTTCCTCATCACAATCAGTCGCCCAGGAATACCTACCAGTGTGCTATGGGCAAGCAAGCAATGG GATCTATTGCGTACAATCAGCTCAATCG aaTCGATACTTTACTTTATTTGTTGGTTTATCCGCAAGTGCCTTTAGTAAAAACGGAG GTGATcgatttaattgattttgataAACTGCCAGCTGGGCACAATGCAAGCATAGCGGTCATGAGTTTCTCGGGATACGATATAGAG GATGCTCTGGTGTTGAACAAAGCGTCCGTAGATCGAG GCTTTGGACGGTGCTGCGTATTTCGGAAAATGGCTAGTTCACTACGACGCTATCCCAATCAG acATTTGACAAGATCTCAG GCCCGAGTGTTGACAGCGTCAACAAGAAACCCATTTGGAGACATTCCGTACTGGACAAAGATGGCATAGGCTCTCCCG GAGAGCGCATTTCCAGTAAGCAAGTACTGGTAAATAAGTCGGTTCCTCTTTCAACGTCCGGTGCTCCTCATCAACACCAACCTG gtacCGACACAGAAAGTCACAAAGAAAGCCCTCTCGT TTACAAGGGGCCTGTTGACGCTTACATTGACAAAGTACTCATCACTTCAAACACTGAAGAG TCCTTTCTGATAAAGTGCTTGATCAGACAAACTAGACGGCCTGAAATAGGAGACAAGTTCAGCAGTCGACATGGCCAAAAGGG AGTGTGTGGTAGCATCATCAACCAAGAAGACATGCCCTTTACCGACATG gGAATTTGTCCAGATATT GTCATGAATCCTCACGGTTTTCCTTCGAGGATGACCGTTGGAAAACTTTTGGAATTGCTTGCTGGAAAAGCCGGCGTTTTAAAAggaaattttcaaaaaggAACAG CATTTGGAAATGTTTCCGTTGAAGACATCTGCAGCGATTTGGTCAGTTGCGGTTACAATTACGAAGGAAAGGATTTCGTTACGTCTGGAATTACTGG GGAACCCCTTGAATCTTACGTGTTCTGCGGTCCTGTCTACTATCAAAAATTAAAGCACATGGTTTTAGACAAAATGCACGCTCGATCTAAG GGACCTCGAGCCGTGCTGACACGTCAACCCACAGAAGGCAGATCAAG GGATGGAGGTCTTAGACTCGGTGAAATGGAACGAGACTGTCTTATTGGATACGGAGCAAG CATGCTCTTGCTCGAACGACTTATGGTATCGAGCGACCAATTTGAAGTGA GTTGCGACGAGTGCGGCCTTATTGGATACTTGAATTG GTGTCAGACTTGTCAGTCATCGAGAAGAGTTTCATCTCTTCAAGTACCGTACGCCTGCAAATTACTTTTTCAAGAACTCTTATCGATGAACGTTGCTGTGCGTCTTTCTTTGACTTCGTGA